One stretch of Candidatus Hydrogenedentota bacterium DNA includes these proteins:
- a CDS encoding tetratricopeptide repeat protein, with product MTQSQQSVPRFFRAGLMLFAAALPLVIYRYTHDPTGEIKWLLVAWAGLALGGGWLVFRRLFSLSAPGPRLFPELPAILVGMMILSACGRLLLDARAGAFHGGVAHLAAQETGRFIALLALWHTAAQVIRTPAHLMGLFKALCAAVFLAAVYAAVQKAGLDPFPWGESPETMPSTFGNPNYAAHVLVVAVIASAWLALEGWKPAWLFGLGAAWYLWNTGQRGGLVALAAGLGLLLVARIVRGRVRRPEKAAALSLVLAAVLAAGGAAALMGGMKARTGSAFPLDTSILLRYQSLTSASRMIMDRPLLGRGPGVYKMENPAYWTPYEREYFASESTYNHHVHNDPLEIGVDAGLVAAGAWLALLVFATGCALVLAFSAEDRAGRRTGYALSAMFAAFAVDGLFGFNLRLPVSGALFFVLAGALEGIASERGDAPAPGGAPAGPGWPLIACALLALAAQAVLASLLFASEYHLKMGLSAQETGNHPLAARQYAAGARLAPGNWKFPWRLGQLAMLDGRMDEASAQFAKTLSLNPTHLMARIPLAETQLQRVGRMDHSSPEALKEALALLEEAFQHGEAQRALCPEMAEASDVLGRTAALTAELLAAGESPQAHDRARDYWEQARGHLERAAGSNRSQKNRPAIYRNLARVCMSLKDWDGAEEALMRAARIDPEDSETWPLFLEYANTTRRFDRLRKALDERIDRLRRAPTPDTDTLATAQLFLASVMETGYQDLDSAENACAAAVHNAPRRPEVWTNVARFAFSAGRAEFLKTQVTRSCEALARRKPAAQPLPQVAAVNAVLTRGPEALENATLVLAGAVRSLRPERALSPAQTYGWAAYLLGETLQRSDPATPGRCAAALNLSMVFAGTSHLDNAEALLRLAETCLPEDMRTVLALQWADLRALQERYPEAMAVLDEALRADPGNLELRWSRARALYKQGRHEDALAEYDRLAAETEMDPQSKELLTKEIEAARQSLETSPASANPEKEGAAPE from the coding sequence GTGACCCAAAGCCAACAGAGTGTGCCGCGCTTCTTCCGCGCCGGGCTGATGCTGTTCGCCGCGGCGCTTCCCCTGGTGATCTACCGCTACACCCACGACCCCACGGGGGAGATCAAGTGGCTGCTGGTGGCATGGGCGGGGCTGGCGCTGGGGGGGGGCTGGCTGGTGTTCCGCCGGCTGTTCTCGCTGTCGGCGCCGGGTCCCCGCCTGTTTCCCGAGCTTCCCGCGATCCTGGTCGGGATGATGATCCTGTCGGCGTGCGGCCGGCTCCTTCTTGACGCGCGCGCGGGCGCCTTTCACGGGGGCGTCGCCCATCTGGCCGCGCAGGAGACGGGGCGGTTCATCGCCCTGCTGGCGCTGTGGCACACGGCGGCCCAGGTGATCCGCACCCCGGCGCACCTGATGGGCCTTTTCAAAGCCCTGTGCGCGGCGGTGTTTCTGGCGGCGGTGTACGCGGCGGTGCAGAAGGCCGGCCTTGACCCCTTCCCCTGGGGGGAGAGCCCGGAGACCATGCCGTCCACCTTCGGCAACCCGAACTATGCGGCCCATGTGCTGGTGGTGGCGGTGATCGCCTCCGCCTGGCTCGCCCTGGAGGGGTGGAAGCCCGCGTGGCTCTTCGGCCTAGGCGCGGCGTGGTATCTTTGGAACACGGGGCAGCGCGGGGGGCTGGTGGCGCTGGCGGCCGGGCTGGGCCTGCTGCTGGTGGCCCGGATCGTGCGCGGGCGCGTGCGCCGCCCGGAAAAGGCCGCAGCGCTCTCGCTGGTGCTGGCCGCCGTGCTGGCGGCGGGCGGGGCCGCCGCGCTCATGGGGGGCATGAAGGCCCGCACGGGCAGCGCGTTTCCGCTGGACACCTCCATCCTGCTGCGGTACCAGTCGCTGACCAGCGCGTCGCGCATGATCATGGACCGCCCGCTGCTGGGCCGCGGACCCGGGGTCTACAAGATGGAGAACCCGGCGTACTGGACCCCCTATGAGCGCGAATACTTCGCCTCGGAGTCCACATACAACCACCACGTCCACAACGACCCGCTGGAGATCGGCGTGGACGCGGGGCTTGTGGCCGCCGGGGCCTGGCTGGCCCTGCTGGTCTTCGCGACGGGCTGCGCGCTGGTGCTGGCGTTCTCGGCGGAGGACCGCGCCGGACGCCGGACGGGATATGCTCTGTCCGCCATGTTTGCCGCCTTCGCGGTGGACGGCCTTTTCGGGTTCAACCTGCGGCTGCCCGTTTCCGGCGCCCTGTTCTTCGTGCTGGCCGGGGCCCTGGAGGGAATCGCATCGGAACGCGGGGACGCCCCCGCGCCCGGGGGCGCGCCCGCCGGCCCCGGCTGGCCGCTCATCGCGTGCGCCCTGCTTGCGCTGGCGGCGCAGGCCGTCCTGGCCTCTCTCCTGTTCGCCTCGGAATACCATCTCAAAATGGGGCTGAGCGCGCAGGAGACGGGGAACCATCCCCTGGCCGCGCGGCAGTACGCCGCAGGCGCACGGCTCGCCCCCGGGAACTGGAAGTTCCCCTGGCGGCTGGGCCAGCTGGCCATGCTGGACGGGCGGATGGACGAGGCCTCCGCGCAGTTTGCGAAAACCCTTTCGCTGAACCCCACCCACCTGATGGCGCGGATTCCCCTGGCGGAGACGCAACTGCAGCGGGTGGGGCGCATGGACCATTCCAGCCCGGAGGCGCTGAAGGAAGCCCTCGCCCTGCTGGAGGAGGCCTTCCAGCACGGGGAGGCGCAGCGCGCACTGTGCCCCGAAATGGCGGAGGCGTCGGATGTGCTCGGACGGACCGCCGCCCTGACCGCGGAACTCCTCGCCGCGGGCGAAAGTCCGCAGGCGCACGACCGCGCGCGGGACTACTGGGAGCAGGCGCGGGGTCACCTGGAGCGCGCGGCGGGCAGCAACCGCTCGCAGAAGAACCGGCCCGCCATCTACCGCAACCTGGCGCGCGTGTGCATGTCGCTCAAGGACTGGGACGGGGCCGAGGAGGCCCTGATGCGCGCCGCCCGGATAGACCCGGAGGACAGCGAGACGTGGCCGCTCTTCCTGGAATACGCGAACACCACGCGCCGCTTTGACCGGCTGCGCAAGGCGCTGGATGAGCGGATTGACCGGCTGCGCCGGGCGCCGACGCCGGACACGGACACGCTGGCCACGGCGCAGCTGTTCCTGGCAAGCGTGATGGAGACGGGGTATCAGGACCTGGATTCGGCGGAAAACGCCTGCGCCGCGGCGGTCCACAACGCCCCCCGCCGCCCGGAGGTGTGGACCAATGTCGCCCGTTTCGCCTTCTCCGCCGGGCGCGCCGAATTTCTGAAAACGCAGGTGACCCGGTCCTGCGAGGCCCTCGCGCGGCGGAAGCCCGCCGCGCAGCCCCTGCCGCAGGTCGCCGCCGTCAACGCCGTGCTCACGCGCGGGCCGGAGGCGCTGGAGAACGCCACCCTCGTGCTGGCGGGCGCGGTGCGCTCCCTGCGGCCGGAACGCGCCCTCAGCCCGGCCCAAACCTACGGATGGGCCGCGTATCTGCTGGGCGAAACCCTCCAGCGTTCAGACCCGGCCACCCCGGGCAGGTGCGCCGCCGCGCTCAACCTGTCCATGGTTTTCGCCGGCACGAGCCACCTGGACAACGCCGAGGCGCTGCTGCGGCTGGCGGAAACCTGCCTGCCGGAGGACATGCGGACCGTGCTCGCCCTTCAGTGGGCCGATCTGCGCGCCCTGCAGGAGCGGTATCCCGAGGCGATGGCGGTGCTCGATGAGGCGTTGCGCGCGGACCCCGGCAATCTGGAACTGCGCTGGTCCCGGGCGCGGGCGCTCTACAAACAGGGCCGTCACGAGGACGCCCTCGCGGAATACGACCGCCTCGCCGCGGAGACCGAAATGGACCCCCAGAGCAAAGAGCTGCTCACGAAAGAGATTGAGGCCGCGCGCCAGTCCCTTGAGACGTCCCCCGCCTCCGCCAACCCTGAA